One segment of Mycolicibacterium neworleansense DNA contains the following:
- a CDS encoding MOSC domain-containing protein produces MAQVLTVNVAHPRPNTAEGRAVTGIDKRPVDGAVAVRAPGPMHGGLGSGLVGDTIGDQQFHGGDDQAVYAYAREDLDAWQTELDREIANGVFGENFTTAGIDVTNAVIGERWRVGSDGLELEVSRPRIPCRTFANWLQINGWVKTFTRTAIPGAYLRLVRPGSVAAGDEIVVTDRPDHDITVGFVFRALTLEPQHLPAILRAAALPEPLRELAERRTNAG; encoded by the coding sequence ATGGCGCAGGTACTGACGGTCAACGTGGCCCACCCACGACCCAACACCGCGGAGGGGCGCGCCGTTACCGGCATCGACAAGCGCCCGGTTGACGGGGCGGTCGCGGTGCGCGCTCCGGGTCCGATGCACGGTGGGCTCGGTAGCGGTCTGGTCGGCGACACGATCGGTGACCAACAGTTCCACGGCGGAGACGATCAGGCGGTGTATGCCTATGCCCGCGAAGACCTCGACGCCTGGCAGACGGAACTGGACCGCGAGATCGCCAACGGCGTGTTCGGCGAGAACTTCACCACCGCCGGTATCGATGTCACCAACGCCGTCATCGGGGAACGGTGGCGGGTGGGATCCGACGGGCTCGAACTCGAAGTCTCCCGGCCCCGCATCCCGTGCCGGACGTTCGCGAACTGGCTGCAGATCAACGGATGGGTCAAAACCTTTACCAGAACGGCGATCCCGGGTGCCTATCTGCGGCTGGTGAGGCCAGGATCAGTGGCCGCCGGCGACGAGATCGTGGTGACCGACCGGCCCGATCACGACATCACCGTCGGATTCGTGTTCCGCGCGCTGACCCTCGAGCCGCAGCATCTGCCGGCGATCCTGCGGGCGGCTGCCCTGCCCGAGCCACTGCGGGAGCTCGCCGAACGCCGCACCAACGCGGGCTGA
- a CDS encoding M48 family metallopeptidase — MEQTPATTRTVFPDISSRAWEHPADRTALTALRRLKGFDQVLKVLSGMLRERKHRLLYLASSARVGPRQFADLDALLDECVRVLDAPVRPEMFIIQSPEANAYCIGMEDPFIVITSGMYELMTHDEMRFVIGHELGHALSGHAVYRTMLHHLLRLASSFGFIPIGGWALRAIVAALQEWQRKSELSGDRAGLLCGQDFDTAIRVELKLAAGSHLEKLDSQAFLAQARDYDATGDMRDGVLKLLNLELRTHPFSVLRAAALTKWVDTGGYGAIMAGNYPLRADDATASWTDDVSEAARHYKDGFDQSDDPLIRGIRDGLGGVVDGVGQAATNAADSVGRKISEWRRNNKPNEEQRDG, encoded by the coding sequence ATGGAACAGACACCCGCAACCACACGAACCGTTTTTCCCGACATCAGTTCGCGGGCGTGGGAGCATCCAGCGGACCGGACCGCGCTGACCGCGCTGCGCCGGCTCAAGGGGTTCGACCAGGTTCTCAAGGTGCTGTCGGGAATGCTGCGTGAACGCAAGCACCGGCTGCTGTACCTGGCCAGTTCGGCCCGGGTGGGTCCGCGTCAGTTCGCCGACCTCGATGCGCTGCTCGACGAGTGCGTGCGGGTGCTCGACGCTCCCGTGCGTCCGGAGATGTTCATCATCCAGTCGCCGGAAGCCAACGCGTACTGCATCGGCATGGAGGACCCGTTCATCGTCATCACGTCGGGGATGTACGAGCTGATGACGCATGACGAGATGCGCTTTGTCATCGGCCATGAGCTCGGTCATGCGCTCAGCGGCCATGCCGTCTACCGGACGATGCTGCATCATCTGCTTCGGTTGGCCTCATCGTTCGGCTTCATCCCGATCGGGGGCTGGGCACTGCGCGCGATCGTGGCCGCATTGCAGGAATGGCAACGCAAATCCGAACTTTCGGGGGACCGCGCGGGTCTGCTGTGCGGACAGGACTTCGACACGGCGATCCGGGTCGAGCTGAAACTGGCGGCGGGAAGCCATCTGGAGAAGCTCGACTCGCAGGCGTTCCTCGCCCAGGCGCGTGACTATGACGCGACCGGGGACATGCGCGACGGGGTGCTCAAACTGCTCAACCTTGAGTTGCGCACGCACCCCTTCTCGGTGCTCCGGGCGGCTGCACTGACCAAGTGGGTGGATACCGGTGGCTACGGGGCGATCATGGCCGGCAACTATCCGCTGCGGGCCGACGATGCGACGGCGAGCTGGACCGATGACGTCAGCGAGGCGGCGCGCCATTACAAGGACGGCTTCGACCAGTCCGACGACCCGTTGATCCGGGGCATCCGGGACGGTTTGGGCGGTGTCGTCGACGGAGTGGGCCAGGCTGCGACGAATGCGGCCGACTCCGTGGGCCGCAAGATCTCAGAGTGGCGCCGCAACAACAAGCCGAACGAGGAACAGCGGGACGGGTAG
- a CDS encoding NYN domain-containing protein, giving the protein MRWIVDAMNVIGTRPDGWWKNRRGAMARLVERLERWAEAEDRRVTVVFEGPATPPIESAVVDIRHAPRATANSADDEIVRMVQADSRPGEITVVTSDGGLAARVRAAGAYVQAAAGFRDLIDRF; this is encoded by the coding sequence GTGCGGTGGATCGTGGACGCCATGAACGTGATCGGAACCCGACCCGACGGCTGGTGGAAGAACCGCCGAGGTGCGATGGCACGTCTGGTCGAGCGACTCGAGCGCTGGGCCGAGGCCGAGGACCGGCGGGTGACGGTGGTGTTCGAAGGGCCGGCCACGCCACCGATCGAGTCTGCGGTCGTAGACATACGCCACGCCCCGCGGGCGACCGCGAATTCGGCCGACGACGAGATCGTGCGGATGGTTCAGGCGGATTCGCGGCCCGGCGAGATCACGGTCGTGACATCGGACGGCGGGCTGGCCGCCAGGGTCCGCGCCGCCGGCGCGTACGTGCAGGCGGCCGCCGGGTTCCGCGATCTGATCGACCGATTCTGA
- a CDS encoding HD domain-containing protein encodes MTTSLTNNIAGIELPDTALVRDTTEYIRDVEDDLLFHHSRRVFYFGALQGVRRGLKPDLELLYVGAMFHDIGLTERYRTASQLRFEVDGADAARDFLLQRGVDEVAARKVWLGIALHTTPGIPEFLDPEIALVTAGVETDVLGIGRDKLTPDDLVAVTAVHPRPDFKNRILRAFTDGVRQRPGSTFGTVNADVLAHFDESFVRQDFVEVILANEWPE; translated from the coding sequence ATGACGACTTCACTGACCAACAACATCGCCGGGATCGAGCTCCCCGACACCGCCTTGGTGCGGGACACCACCGAGTACATCCGCGACGTCGAGGATGACCTGCTGTTCCACCACTCGCGCCGGGTGTTCTACTTCGGTGCGCTACAGGGTGTGCGCCGCGGGTTGAAGCCCGATCTGGAGTTGCTCTACGTCGGCGCGATGTTCCACGACATCGGGCTGACCGAGCGGTACCGCACGGCGTCCCAGCTGCGTTTCGAGGTAGACGGTGCCGATGCCGCGCGCGACTTCCTGTTGCAGCGCGGGGTGGACGAGGTCGCCGCGCGCAAGGTGTGGCTGGGTATCGCGCTGCACACCACTCCGGGGATTCCCGAGTTTCTCGATCCCGAGATCGCTCTGGTGACAGCGGGAGTCGAAACAGATGTGCTCGGGATCGGCCGGGACAAGCTGACGCCGGACGATCTGGTTGCGGTCACCGCGGTCCATCCGCGGCCCGATTTCAAGAACCGGATCCTGCGGGCGTTCACCGATGGGGTACGGCAGCGGCCCGGGTCGACGTTCGGCACGGTCAACGCCGATGTGCTTGCTCACTTCGACGAGTCGTTCGTACGACAGGACTTCGTCGAGGTGATCCTCGCCAACGAGTGGCCGGAATAG
- a CDS encoding o-succinylbenzoate synthase: protein MQTLIDFDRAPVFAIPTIEPVGGLTVREGMLLEGPQGWGEFSPLPHERALVRWLTAATEPGTVGWPDPARGRVPIAVTIPAAVEAARAQQIAEASGCRTAAVEVGAGDLAQDVERVQAVRDALGADGVLRCDAKGRWDPDTAVTAITALDRAAGGLEFVTQPCRTIDELVQVRRRVEVRIAVAEALRDADDPTSLRLGEAADIAVLASGPLGGARRALRVAESCGLPCVVASTLETTIGLAAGLALAGALPELMFACELGTRGFLAGDVVADSRSLAAVGGYLPVAPMPPAPQPDRLERYAVTDPARLTWWRERLQRAISAS, encoded by the coding sequence GTGCAGACCCTGATCGACTTCGACCGCGCGCCCGTTTTCGCCATTCCGACCATCGAGCCGGTCGGCGGGCTCACTGTTCGCGAGGGCATGCTGCTCGAGGGCCCACAGGGATGGGGCGAGTTCAGCCCGTTGCCGCACGAGCGAGCGTTGGTCCGCTGGCTCACGGCGGCGACCGAACCGGGAACGGTCGGTTGGCCCGATCCGGCGCGCGGGCGAGTGCCCATCGCGGTGACGATTCCTGCCGCCGTCGAGGCCGCACGGGCTCAGCAGATCGCCGAAGCGTCAGGCTGCCGGACCGCTGCGGTCGAGGTCGGTGCGGGAGATCTGGCACAGGACGTCGAGCGGGTGCAGGCGGTGCGCGACGCACTCGGCGCGGACGGCGTACTGAGGTGCGACGCCAAGGGGCGGTGGGACCCGGATACCGCGGTCACCGCGATCACGGCGCTCGATCGTGCCGCAGGCGGACTGGAGTTCGTCACGCAGCCGTGCCGGACGATCGACGAGCTGGTGCAGGTCCGGCGCCGGGTCGAGGTGCGCATCGCGGTCGCGGAGGCGCTCCGCGACGCCGACGACCCGACGAGCTTGCGCCTCGGCGAGGCAGCGGACATCGCCGTGCTCGCCAGCGGACCGCTGGGCGGGGCTCGGCGCGCGTTGCGGGTCGCGGAGTCCTGCGGGCTGCCGTGTGTGGTGGCCTCGACGCTGGAGACGACCATCGGCCTGGCGGCGGGGCTCGCGCTGGCCGGGGCGTTACCCGAGTTGATGTTTGCCTGTGAGTTGGGGACGAGGGGATTCCTCGCCGGTGACGTGGTGGCGGATTCGCGTTCCCTGGCGGCGGTCGGTGGCTACCTTCCGGTGGCGCCGATGCCGCCGGCTCCGCAGCCGGACCGGCTCGAGCGGTACGCCGTCACCGATCCGGCGCGCCTGACCTGGTGGCGCGAACGCCTGCAGCGTGCCATATCGGCATCGTGA
- the upp gene encoding uracil phosphoribosyltransferase: MGNLHIIDHPLVQHKLTLMRQKDLSTKGFRQLLNEISMLMSYEVLRDIPVHDIDIETPLESTTGAVIDGKKLVFVSILRAGSGILEGMLSVMPNARVGHIGLYRDPKTRVAVEYYFKLPSDLHERDVVVVDPMLATGNSAVAAIDRIKEYQPRSIKFVCLLTCPEGVEAMNQAHPEVPIYAAALDRELDEQGYIVPGVGDAGDRIFGTK, encoded by the coding sequence ATGGGCAACCTGCACATCATCGACCATCCGCTGGTACAGCACAAGCTGACCCTGATGCGACAGAAGGACCTGTCCACCAAAGGTTTTCGTCAGTTGCTCAACGAGATCTCGATGCTGATGAGCTACGAGGTGCTGCGTGACATCCCGGTCCACGACATCGATATCGAGACGCCGCTGGAGTCAACCACCGGCGCCGTGATCGACGGCAAGAAACTGGTGTTCGTGTCCATTCTGCGGGCCGGCAGCGGCATCCTGGAGGGCATGCTCAGCGTGATGCCGAATGCCCGGGTCGGCCACATCGGCCTGTACCGCGACCCCAAGACCCGGGTGGCAGTGGAGTATTACTTCAAGCTCCCGAGCGACCTGCATGAACGCGACGTGGTGGTGGTCGATCCGATGCTGGCCACCGGCAACTCGGCGGTCGCGGCCATCGACCGCATCAAGGAATACCAGCCCCGGTCCATCAAGTTCGTCTGCCTGCTGACGTGTCCGGAAGGTGTCGAGGCGATGAACCAGGCGCACCCGGAGGTGCCCATCTACGCCGCGGCACTGGACCGGGAGCTCGACGAGCAGGGCTACATCGTTCCCGGTGTCGGCGACGCCGGTGACCGCATCTTCGGCACCAAGTGA
- a CDS encoding aminoglycoside phosphotransferase family protein has product MIDLPEAVRAMGTRGPQWQAWVDDLPRLIRTQFDEWELHADGPAHHGYCSIVLPARTAEGVPAVLKAAFPDHESEHEHLALRRWAGAGAVRLLRADPHRRVMLLERLRQRNLNELWDIEACEIIAGIYGRIHVTALPQLRSLAVCTEQWTADLIRLPRNAPVPRRLVEQAITLGRDLVAGPGVTGTLIHGDLHYENVLAADREAWLAIDPKPMNGDPHYELAPMLWNRWDELAGYVRDGVRRRLSALVDAAGLDPDRARAWVIVRMIHNAMWELTETAEPDADWLTTCVAIAKAVQD; this is encoded by the coding sequence ATGATCGATCTGCCCGAGGCCGTGCGCGCGATGGGCACCCGGGGGCCGCAGTGGCAAGCGTGGGTCGACGACCTGCCCCGGCTGATCCGAACCCAGTTCGACGAATGGGAGCTGCACGCCGACGGGCCTGCCCATCACGGGTATTGCTCGATCGTGCTGCCGGCTCGGACCGCCGAGGGTGTGCCCGCGGTGCTCAAGGCCGCCTTCCCCGACCACGAGTCCGAACACGAGCACCTGGCGCTGCGCCGGTGGGCGGGCGCGGGCGCGGTCCGGTTGCTGCGCGCGGATCCACACCGCCGGGTGATGTTGCTTGAACGACTGCGACAGCGAAATCTCAACGAGCTCTGGGACATCGAGGCGTGCGAGATCATCGCCGGGATCTACGGCCGAATTCATGTAACCGCCCTGCCGCAGCTGCGATCGCTCGCCGTGTGCACCGAGCAGTGGACCGCTGACCTGATCCGACTCCCCCGCAATGCCCCGGTGCCGCGCCGGCTGGTGGAACAGGCGATCACCCTCGGCCGGGACCTTGTCGCCGGCCCGGGTGTCACGGGCACGCTGATCCACGGCGATCTGCACTACGAGAACGTGCTCGCCGCCGACCGCGAGGCGTGGCTGGCGATCGATCCCAAGCCGATGAACGGGGACCCGCACTACGAGCTCGCGCCGATGCTGTGGAATCGGTGGGATGAGCTGGCCGGGTATGTCCGAGACGGGGTCCGGCGCCGGTTGTCGGCCCTGGTCGACGCGGCCGGCCTGGATCCGGACCGAGCCAGGGCCTGGGTGATCGTCCGAATGATCCACAACGCGATGTGGGAGCTCACCGAGACGGCCGAACCAGACGCCGACTGGTTGACCACCTGTGTGGCGATCGCCAAGGCGGTACAGGACTGA
- the tpx gene encoding thiol peroxidase yields MAQITLRGNPINTVGDLPAVGSPAPGFSLTGTDLGAVTNDQFAGKSVLLNIFPSVDTPVCATSVRTFNQRAAESGATVLCVSNDLPFAQKRFCGAEGIENVTTASAFRDSFGEDFGIALADGPMAGLLARAVVVIGADGNVVYSELVPEIAQEPNYDAALAALQ; encoded by the coding sequence ATGGCACAGATAACCTTGCGCGGAAACCCCATCAACACGGTCGGTGACCTGCCGGCAGTCGGCAGCCCGGCCCCCGGCTTCTCGCTCACCGGTACCGACCTCGGCGCCGTCACCAACGATCAGTTCGCGGGCAAGTCGGTGCTGCTGAACATCTTCCCGTCGGTCGACACCCCGGTGTGCGCCACCAGCGTGCGCACGTTCAACCAGCGTGCCGCCGAGTCCGGTGCCACGGTCCTGTGCGTGTCGAACGACTTGCCATTCGCGCAGAAGCGTTTCTGCGGCGCGGAGGGCATCGAGAACGTGACCACCGCATCGGCGTTCCGCGACAGCTTCGGCGAGGATTTCGGCATCGCCCTGGCTGACGGCCCGATGGCCGGCCTGCTGGCCCGGGCGGTCGTCGTCATCGGCGCCGACGGCAACGTCGTCTACTCCGAGCTGGTGCCCGAGATCGCCCAGGAACCGAACTACGACGCAGCGCTGGCCGCCCTCCAGTAG
- a CDS encoding GTP cyclohydrolase II: MVAESPGASAEPAKARHIRLTSHSAAAGTPTIRWGAPSAAERGPVIGTTTTRAHRNVIGTHSGSYSVYRALAVAAGALSPAHRADLTNTAPTDVIGPYPQWSRPEAIVSLDPWGAMVADAFTAELAAGYDIRPTIAVTKAHVMVPEIATAIAAGRLHPDGRVLLENGAALVTKAAIEPVWFLPGVAARFSCTETALRRVLFEETGGMYPELVTRGDLEVFLPPIGGQTIYIFGAPRDLADPTVELTARVHDECNGSDVFGSDICTCRPYLTHAIEECVAGAQRGGVGLVAYSRKEGRALGEVTKFLVYNARKRQHGGDTADQYFARTECVAGVQDMRFQELMPDVLHWLGIRKIHRLVSMSNMKYDAITGSGIEVGERVNIPDDLIPADARVEIDAKMAAGYFTPGPVPGADELKIAKGRGLNP, translated from the coding sequence ATGGTCGCCGAATCACCGGGTGCGTCCGCGGAGCCGGCGAAGGCCCGGCACATCCGGTTGACCTCCCACAGCGCCGCCGCGGGTACCCCGACGATCCGTTGGGGCGCACCGAGCGCCGCCGAGCGCGGCCCGGTGATCGGGACCACCACCACCCGCGCGCACCGCAACGTGATCGGCACCCACAGCGGCTCATACAGCGTGTACCGGGCACTTGCTGTCGCGGCCGGGGCACTCTCACCGGCTCACCGCGCCGATCTGACCAACACTGCCCCTACCGATGTGATCGGTCCGTACCCGCAGTGGAGCCGGCCCGAGGCGATCGTCAGCCTCGACCCCTGGGGCGCGATGGTCGCCGATGCCTTCACCGCCGAACTGGCGGCCGGCTACGACATCCGGCCGACCATTGCCGTGACCAAGGCGCACGTGATGGTGCCGGAGATCGCCACGGCCATCGCCGCCGGCCGGCTGCATCCCGATGGCCGGGTGCTCCTGGAAAACGGTGCGGCGCTGGTGACGAAGGCGGCCATCGAACCGGTGTGGTTCCTGCCCGGGGTAGCGGCCCGGTTCAGCTGCACCGAGACCGCGCTGCGCCGGGTGCTGTTCGAGGAGACCGGGGGCATGTACCCCGAACTCGTCACCCGCGGGGATCTTGAGGTGTTCCTGCCTCCGATCGGCGGGCAGACCATCTACATCTTCGGCGCACCACGCGATCTGGCCGATCCGACCGTGGAACTGACCGCGCGGGTACACGACGAATGCAACGGCTCGGACGTCTTCGGCTCCGACATCTGCACGTGCCGGCCCTATCTCACGCACGCCATCGAGGAATGCGTCGCCGGCGCCCAGCGCGGTGGGGTCGGGCTGGTCGCGTATTCACGCAAGGAAGGCCGGGCGCTGGGCGAGGTGACCAAGTTCCTGGTCTACAACGCTCGCAAGCGCCAGCACGGCGGAGACACCGCAGATCAGTACTTCGCCCGCACCGAATGCGTTGCCGGCGTACAGGACATGCGATTCCAGGAGCTCATGCCCGACGTCCTGCACTGGCTGGGGATCCGCAAGATCCACCGCCTGGTGTCGATGAGCAACATGAAGTACGACGCCATCACCGGCTCCGGCATCGAGGTCGGCGAGCGCGTCAACATCCCCGACGATCTGATCCCCGCCGACGCCCGGGTCGAGATCGACGCCAAGATGGCCGCCGGCTACTTCACCCCCGGACCGGTGCCGGGTGCCGACGAGCTCAAGATCGCCAAGGGCCGCGGACTCAACCCATGA
- a CDS encoding URC4/urg3 family protein, translating into MTTAPDGSAAVAALRTTSAIRQRAQHLLQRARDGDSPWFLVDDDGLGHAAVEVADVTRGRYPTLAIPYHSRWRHFEAGGVDRRAELRTRTADVTTADRARSMIDLTVVSVLLDAGAGTEWHYTEPGTGLRLARSEGLGVASWHAFCSGLFSSDPADPLRADADALRCLDAEKLAGAFQVDPGNPLVGLAGRVELLHRLGAHLAAHPDVFGSHGRPGGLFDTVNGPSIAAHDLLSVLLGTLSGVWPADNAIGGQPLGDCWRHRAVPGPGLSHGWMPFHKLSQWLTYSLLEPFEWAGVAVTDLDGLTGLPEYRNGGLLLDTGALRLRDLTLAERDWAVGDELVVEWRALTVALLDELAPLIRDHLKAPQLPLACVLEGGTWATGRALAARLRDGRPPLSIVSDGTVF; encoded by the coding sequence ATGACCACGGCCCCGGACGGCTCGGCGGCCGTCGCCGCCCTGCGTACCACCTCCGCGATCCGCCAACGCGCCCAACATCTTCTGCAGCGCGCCCGGGACGGCGACTCGCCCTGGTTCCTGGTCGATGACGACGGTCTGGGTCATGCGGCCGTTGAGGTCGCCGACGTCACGCGCGGCCGCTACCCCACCCTCGCCATCCCCTACCACAGCCGGTGGCGGCATTTCGAGGCCGGCGGTGTGGATCGCCGAGCTGAGTTACGCACGCGCACCGCAGATGTGACTACGGCAGACCGGGCCCGGTCGATGATCGACCTGACCGTGGTGAGCGTGTTGCTGGACGCCGGCGCCGGGACCGAATGGCACTACACCGAACCCGGTACCGGCCTGCGCCTGGCCCGATCGGAGGGCCTGGGGGTGGCCAGCTGGCACGCCTTCTGCAGCGGCTTGTTCTCCAGCGATCCCGCCGATCCACTGCGGGCCGATGCGGACGCGTTGCGCTGCCTTGATGCCGAGAAACTGGCCGGCGCCTTTCAGGTGGACCCCGGAAATCCGTTGGTGGGGCTGGCCGGCCGGGTCGAGCTGCTGCACCGACTCGGCGCGCACCTGGCCGCGCATCCGGACGTGTTCGGCTCGCACGGCCGCCCCGGCGGATTGTTCGACACGGTGAACGGTCCGTCGATCGCCGCCCATGATCTGCTCTCCGTACTGTTGGGCACACTGTCGGGAGTGTGGCCCGCCGACAACGCCATCGGTGGTCAACCGCTCGGTGACTGCTGGCGGCACCGGGCAGTTCCCGGTCCCGGCCTGTCGCACGGGTGGATGCCGTTTCACAAGCTGTCTCAGTGGCTGACCTACTCCCTCCTCGAGCCGTTCGAGTGGGCCGGCGTCGCGGTCACCGACCTCGATGGACTGACCGGGCTGCCCGAGTATCGCAACGGCGGTCTGCTGCTGGATACCGGCGCGCTGCGGTTACGCGATCTCACACTGGCCGAGCGGGACTGGGCGGTGGGCGACGAGCTCGTGGTCGAATGGCGGGCGCTGACCGTGGCACTGCTCGATGAGCTGGCCCCCCTGATCCGCGATCATCTGAAGGCCCCGCAGCTGCCACTGGCCTGCGTACTGGAGGGTGGGACCTGGGCGACCGGGCGCGCGCTCGCCGCGCGTCTGCGCGACGGCCGCCCTCCGTTGTCCATCGTCAGCGACGGCACGGTCTTCTAG
- a CDS encoding CPBP family intramembrane glutamic endopeptidase, with product MTTRHRWGLGAFVIVEAVYLLASASFGIFAPAGPPPAWLITLAIGVPTVVAAALAIAIATWRGNGPRIDFRWHWSWRAFGLGLAFGIGGLFVTLPAALLYQSIAGPDATSAVGGVYEGVRTVWPVAVAVLLLVAVLGPICEEVVYRGLLWGALEQRWGRIVAVTVSTLVFALAHLEPARAPLLLVVAIPIALARLYSENLWGGIIAHQVTNLLPGMVMMFGLLGMLPAG from the coding sequence GTGACCACTCGTCACCGCTGGGGCCTCGGGGCCTTCGTCATCGTCGAGGCCGTGTATCTGCTCGCCTCGGCATCGTTCGGCATATTTGCTCCCGCCGGCCCACCGCCGGCCTGGTTGATCACCCTGGCGATCGGAGTGCCGACCGTGGTGGCCGCGGCACTGGCCATCGCGATCGCGACCTGGCGGGGCAACGGTCCGCGCATCGACTTTCGGTGGCATTGGTCCTGGCGCGCCTTCGGGCTCGGGCTGGCCTTCGGAATCGGCGGACTCTTCGTCACCCTGCCCGCGGCGTTGCTCTACCAGTCGATCGCCGGGCCGGACGCGACGTCGGCCGTGGGTGGCGTCTACGAAGGTGTGCGGACAGTCTGGCCGGTGGCGGTGGCCGTCCTGCTCCTGGTGGCTGTGCTCGGCCCGATCTGCGAAGAGGTGGTGTACCGCGGGCTCCTGTGGGGAGCGCTCGAACAGCGCTGGGGCCGGATCGTCGCCGTGACGGTGTCCACACTGGTGTTCGCCCTGGCCCATCTGGAGCCTGCGCGCGCACCGCTGCTACTGGTGGTGGCAATCCCAATTGCGCTGGCCCGGCTGTATTCCGAGAATTTGTGGGGCGGCATCATCGCACACCAGGTGACCAACCTGCTGCCGGGCATGGTGATGATGTTCGGACTGCTGGGGATGCTGCCGGCGGGTTGA
- the ripD gene encoding NlpC/P60 family peptidoglycan-binding protein RipD, producing the protein MRRTFALLFGLAFLVAAPGLAGAAPIERPTGNQRYVDLVIARALSQRGVPFSYGGGDVNGPTRGVARSLPAPGLTPVTPPLAGGGLTPGLSTPAVQAPVLSTPGIAAVPDPSANVVGFDASGLIVYAFAGAGVKMPRSSGEQYKVGQKVLPAQALPGDLIFYGPEGTQSVALYLGNNQMIQGTEPAVAVTPVRTQGMTPYLVRIIA; encoded by the coding sequence ATGAGACGTACCTTTGCCCTTCTGTTCGGTCTGGCATTTCTGGTAGCGGCTCCCGGACTGGCCGGCGCCGCACCGATCGAACGCCCGACCGGCAATCAGCGCTATGTCGATCTCGTGATCGCCCGCGCGCTGTCACAGCGCGGCGTGCCCTTCAGCTACGGGGGCGGTGACGTCAATGGGCCGACCCGCGGCGTCGCCCGCAGCCTTCCCGCTCCCGGACTGACGCCGGTGACCCCGCCGCTCGCCGGCGGCGGTCTGACTCCGGGCCTGTCCACCCCGGCCGTGCAGGCGCCGGTGCTGTCCACCCCGGGCATCGCAGCGGTGCCCGACCCGTCGGCGAATGTGGTGGGATTCGACGCCTCCGGGCTGATCGTCTACGCCTTTGCCGGAGCCGGGGTGAAGATGCCACGGTCCTCGGGCGAGCAGTACAAGGTGGGCCAGAAGGTGCTGCCCGCTCAGGCGTTACCCGGCGACCTGATCTTCTACGGACCCGAGGGCACCCAGAGCGTGGCGCTCTACCTCGGCAACAACCAGATGATCCAGGGCACCGAGCCCGCTGTTGCGGTCACCCCGGTGCGTACTCAAGGCATGACACCGTACCTGGTCCGGATCATCGCCTGA
- the tenA gene encoding thiaminase II — MHPDANPQSWSARLWEAIDPTYTAILTHPFLTGLTDGSLDDGAFAHYVAQDVHYLRDYARALAIVAAKAPALADTAMFSRHAAEVFDVELALHGELLPELGLDIAALNATPITPTTRAYTSYLLATAYGGTFAEGLAAVLPCYWIYARVGTALLERGSPDRRYRRWIDSYGGEDFAATVAEVLELTDRLGPTLSEADEAAARAHFVVTAKYEWMFFDAAYRREQWPV; from the coding sequence ATGCACCCCGATGCGAATCCGCAGTCTTGGTCGGCCCGGCTCTGGGAGGCGATCGATCCGACGTACACCGCGATCCTGACGCACCCGTTCCTGACCGGCCTCACCGACGGCAGCCTGGACGACGGAGCGTTCGCCCACTATGTGGCCCAGGATGTCCACTACCTGCGTGACTATGCCCGCGCACTGGCAATTGTCGCCGCCAAGGCGCCCGCCCTCGCCGATACCGCGATGTTCTCGCGGCATGCCGCCGAGGTCTTCGATGTCGAATTGGCGCTGCACGGAGAATTGCTGCCCGAGCTGGGGCTGGATATCGCGGCACTGAACGCGACGCCGATAACGCCGACCACACGCGCCTACACGAGTTACCTGCTGGCCACCGCCTACGGCGGCACTTTCGCCGAGGGGTTGGCAGCGGTCCTGCCGTGTTACTGGATCTATGCCCGGGTCGGGACCGCGCTATTGGAACGCGGGTCGCCGGACCGGCGCTACCGACGCTGGATCGACAGCTACGGCGGTGAGGATTTTGCGGCCACAGTCGCCGAGGTGCTCGAGCTGACGGACCGGCTCGGGCCGACGCTGAGCGAGGCGGACGAGGCCGCCGCCAGGGCCCATTTCGTCGTCACGGCGAAATACGAGTGGATGTTCTTCGACGCGGCTTACCGCCGCGAGCAGTGGCCGGTCTGA